A genomic segment from Stegostoma tigrinum isolate sSteTig4 chromosome 1, sSteTig4.hap1, whole genome shotgun sequence encodes:
- the lbx2 gene encoding transcription factor LBX2 — translation MTSGVNLKSNPALPPRVEERRRRSPLDHFPPPANSNKPLTPFSIEDILNKPSVKKTSHLCSSSHPGGSEKASGPGAVRNGLPSQASPLCALEELASKTFKGLELSVIQAAEGRDHVTTFGQRQTSKKRRKSRTAFTNHQIYELEKRFLYQKYLSPADRDQIAQQLGLTNAQVITWFQNRRAKLKRDLEEMKADVESLKKLPPQQLERLVHMDVFPEDGASSKCEPTDLSPKPSPAPGLGPFPSSPQCSSRDQTTDEFSEDEEIEVDD, via the exons ATGACGTCTGGGGTAAATCTGAAATCGAACCCGGCTTTGCCGCCCCGAGTCGAGGAGAGAAGGCGTCGGAGTCCCCTGGATCATTTCCCTCCTCCAGCTAACTCCAACAAGCCGCTCACGCCTTTCAGCATTGAGGATATCCTGAACAAGCCGTCGGTGAAAAAAACTTCCCATCTCTGCTCCTCCAGCCACCCGGGCGGCTCCGAGAAAGCATCGGGTCCTGGGGCGGTCAGGAACGGGCTGCCCTCTCAAGCCTCCCCACTCTGTGCTCTGGAAGAACTCGCCAGTAAAACTTTCAAGGGTCTGGAACTGAGTGTAATACAAGCGGCCGAAG GCCGAGATCATGTCACAACGTTTGGCCAAAGACAAACATCGAAGAAGAGAAGAAAGTCCCGCACAGCCTTCACTAACCATCAGATTTACGAGCTGGAGAAGAGGTTCCTTTATCAGAAGTACTtgtctcccgctgacagggatcaAATTGCTCAGCAATTGGGCCTGACAAACGCCCAGGTGATAACGTGGTTTCAGAACAGGCGGGCCAAACTGAAGCGGGACCTGGAGGAGATGAAAGCCGACGTGGAGTCCCTGAAGAAGTTGCCGCCCCAGCAGCTGGAGAGACTGGTTCACATGGACGTGTTCCCAGAGGACGGGGCCAGCTCCAAATGCGAGCCCACGGACCTTTCCCCCAAACCGTCCCCGGCGCCTGGACTCGGGCCCTTCCCCAGCTCGCCTCAGTGTTCCTCCAGAGATCAGACTACTGATGAATTTTCTGAAGACGAGGAAATCGAAGTGGACGATTGA